Within the Gloeobacter kilaueensis JS1 genome, the region TCGCCTGCCCAGTCTAGCGCTGCCGAATACCAGTCGGCTTTTTATCCGCTCAAGTCTCTGGCCGTTCGCGAAACAAAATGGCCAGCAGGCCGTCCCGGCTCGTCATCACCGAGAGGGTAAGCCGGTGTTCATCGATCGACACATTCTGAATCGCTACAGGATCGTGGCTGGACAGCCGCTCGATGACTTCCATAGCCGCTACAAGCTTCTCGATATCAGCAGTATCCATCGTCGGCTGTTGGTAAACAGAAAGCAGGACAATCGTCGGACAAAATGAACAACAGGTCAATACATAAGTGTGATGGTTCCTTGACGTGGATCTGTATTCCTACAAGATCTGCCCTGGACACCCAGCCGTCCTAGCTGCTGCCAGGAAGCTTTTGTTGCAACTGCTGGAGAGTTTGCTGGGCCTTGGCGTTGTCCGGGTTGAGTTCGACGGCCAGCTTGAGGGCGTCGAGGGCTTCTTCGTTGCGGCTGAGGGCGAGGTACGAAAAACCGATGAGGGAGGCGGCGAAGGATTTGTCTGTTGAATCTTCGGTCAATCGAAAAGCCTGCTGGGCCTCCTGGATCGCTCCGTCGTACCAGTTGTCGCCGTAGTAAGCCTGAGCGAGGCTCAGGTGCGCCCGTGCCCAGTGGGGCTGCAACTGGGCGGCCTGGCGCAGGGCTTTTTGACCGGCGGGTGTTTGAGAAGCGGCTTCTCCGTTCATCAGGTAATATTCGGCGAGCATCTGGGTGCTGAAGCGGCCAAAGGCGGCAAAGCCCCCCAGGAAGGTGAAGATCGCTCCCAGCACCAGCAATTTGATGATCTGCCACTGCCGGTAGGAAGCATTGGCCAGCCAGAAGAGCACCCCTTTAGCCATCGCCCTTGTCCTGGAAGGCGCTGCGCTCCGCTGCTTCGAGAGCCTCACCGCGCAGGACGCGCAGGATGTCGTCGCCGTAGAGTGATTCGCGCTCCAGCAGGGCCGCTGTCAGCCGGGCGTGCTCCTCGCTGTGCTCTTGCAAGATTGAGCGGGTTTGTTCTTTTGCCTCGCGCAGCAGCGCTTCGACCGCCCGATCGAGCCGTTGTTTGGTCTGCTCGGAGATCATCCGGCCACTGGCCGCCTCCAGGGCAACCTGGTCGTAATCCGCCAGAAAATCGTCGCTCATCCCCAACTGCCAGACGTAGCGGTGGGCGAGGCTGGCGGCGCGCTGCAGGTCCGCCCCGGCTCCGGTGGTGATCGTGCCGTAAAACAGTTCTTCGGCGACCCGCCCACCAAAGAGCACCTGCAATTCGGCGCGGATGCTCTCGCGGGTCTCAAAAGAAAGCTGCTCCTCGTCGCTCACCGACCAGCTATAACCGGCGGTCCCTTCGAGGTTGGGGATGATCGTGAGCTTGTGCAGGATGCGCAAGGGCCGGGCGTGGTGCTCGACGACGGCATGGCCCGCCTCGTGGATCGCCACCAGGCGGCGATCTTCGGCGTTTACCTTGCGCCGCGAGTTCATGCCGAAGGCGACCCGCTCGATGCCCTGGTTGAGGTCGAACTGGGTAATCTGCTCGTGGCCGTCGCGCAGGGCGATAAAGCTCGCCTCGTTGACGCTGGCGGCGATCTCAGCTCCTGAAAGATTCCACGAGGCGCGGGCAAGCTGGCGGCACTGGATGCCGGGGGCCGCCTGGACGTTGCGCAGGTAGTAGGCAAAAAGCTGCTCGCGCGCGTCGAGGTCAGGCAGAGGAACGGTCACGGTGCGGTCGAGCCGTCCGGGTCTCAGCACTGCCGGATCGAGGCTGTCGAGGCGGTTGGTCGCTCCGATCGTGAGCACGTTGGAGCGGCCAAAGCCGTCGAGTTCGACCAGAAACTGGTTGAGGGTGCGGTCGGCTTCGCCGCTCATGTCGAGGCCGCGCCGGGCAGCGAGGGCGTCGATTTCATCGATGAACACGATCGCCGCCTTGTGCTTGCGTGCCTGGCGGTAGACCTGGCGGACGCGGGCGGCCCCGAGCCCCACCCAGACTTCGGTAAAATCGGCTCCCGAGAGCGAGTAGAAGGGCACGCCCGCCTCGTTGGCGATCGCCTTGGCAAGCAGGGTCTTGCCGGTACCCGGCGGCCCGACGAACAAAAAACCGCGCGGCACCTTGGCACCGATGCGGCGGTAGCGATCCGGCGAGCGCAGAAAGTCGATGTATTCTTGCACCTCGCCCTTCGCTTCGTCACAGCCGATCACATCGCCCATGCGCACGCTCAGATCGCCGGAGCGGCTCATGACGAAAGTGCCGGAGCGCCGCTCAAGGGTAGCGGACACTTTGTCGATGGCAGCGGCCAGATCGGCGTTGTCGAGCTGTGCATGGCCGGCCCTCACCGCCAGCAAAGCAGCCTCGTTGACCGCCCGGCGGATCTCGGCGGGGGTAAAATTTACCGCCAGCTTCGCCGCAGCGAGCGGGTCGGCGCTGCTCTGGGTGAGCGCGAGGTAAGTGCGAAAGAGCTTTTCGCGGTCCGCCTCGGCGGGCGGGCCGATATAAATTTGCCAGTCGAGGCGACCGGGGCGCATCACCGCTGCGTCCACCTGATCTTCGAGGTTGGTGGCCCCGATCGTGATCACGGAGCTATTGACCTCGAAGCCGTCCAGTTCGTTCAAAAAAGCGTTGAGGGTATTGCTGTCGCCCTCGAAGGTGCCGAGATTGGTGCCCCGCGCTTTTGCAAGAACTTCTATCTCGTCGATGAAGACGATCGCCCGTGGATGGCGGCGGGCCTTGCGGTAGATCTGGCGGATGCGCTGGGAGCCTACTCCCAGAAACATGTTGGCAAAATCCGCCGCTGCCAGACTAAAAAACGGCACCCCGGCCTCGTTGGCGATGGCGCGGGCAATCATCGTCTTACCGGTGCCCGGCGGCCCGACTAGCAGCACGCCCCGAGGCGTCTCCGCACCGATGGCGCGGTAGGGGGCGGGGCGCTTGAGAATATCGACCAGTTGTTCGAGTTCGAGCTTGGCTTCTTCGAGGCCGATGATGTCAGCAAAGCGCACCTCGCGCTCGCGCTCGCGCTCTCGGAACCTGGCCAGCAACCAGCTACCGCGCTTACGGCGGGCGCTTGCATTCTTGCCCAGGCCCGTGCCGCCCACAAAGATGAGCAGGTAGGCGAAGGCAAAGACCATCCCCTGGATGAGGACGAACAGCAGCGTGCCCAGGAGGCCGATGATACCCTGCAGGATCTCGAAGGCGAGCATAGGGACAGCCCGGAAGTTCTTCTTATCTTAGACTTCGCCCCGGCTGCCTGCCTAAGAACGGCCATTCAATACGGTGAGGCGGTCTGCTGGCCCGATCGCCCTGCAGGAGAACACTCGAAGAACAGTCGCTTTGATTTCAATCACTCCCGTGTCGCCAAAAACTTCTACAAGACAGCCGGACAGGGTAAACGCGGCGTAGTAGACACCGCGTTCAGGATCATTGTTCTTTTTTCTGCTGTTACCGGCTCGATGATGATCGAACCTTGCTATCGACCCGAAATATCTGAATGTGAGAGCCTGAGTGTTGTGCCGTGTCGGGTCGTAGATACGCTGTAATCTCTGTCCTTCGGGCAATTCCACATATATCGGATTGGGGGTCTGAGCAGGTGGGGGCGGATTAATTTTGACCATACCCTGCCGCTTCAGCCTCTTGAAGGACAGCTTCGTAATCTCCTTGCTTCAATGCCTCTTTTGGAGTGCGTCCATCAAGAAACGGGTTGGGACGCACAAACCAACTCAGCTTTGCAAAATCCGAAAACTGCAGAGCTTTTAGAACGGCTGGAAAGCCCCGAAGCACTCCGTCGGGGCCTTCTGGATCGAACTGCCAGAGAGGAAAGCGCAAGGCTCCGTTGTCCTGAACAGCCAGAAGTGTCTGAGCCTTGACCCGGTCGTGGGGCGTCTGACGAGAAGTACCCAATATCTCAGCCACGCGGGAAGCCGTAATGGTGTCGCTCAAGAGCCTGCGACGATACTCAAATGCCTGCGCCAGCGTTTCAAACTCCAGTTCCAAGCGCTCTTTCGGACTGAAGCTGCGCTCAAGCAGCCGGTCTGCCCGCTCATCCATTTTTTGATCCTGTAAGCCGGAATATTTAGTAAGTATGTCCATAAGCTTCTGTTGCTCTTCTTCGTCAAGTGACTTGAGAAGACGGAGCTTTTCTTCGTCTTGCACAGTAAAGCGGGCCATTGCTGATGAGCCTCCTGCGGCTTTAGGCTATAGGCCAAGCTTGACATTCATGTAAGAGATGTCAAGTTGGCTCAGAGAGCTGCGTCGTCTTGCCGGTGCCAAACGGGCCAACCAGCAACACCCCCGAGGCATCTCTGCAGAGACAAAGGCTTGAATCGCCGCTGCTGGGGCCGGAACAATTTTCTGAAATTCTCACCACAGCGACAATCGGGGGATTCAGGAGGATTTAAGAAGGCGCTACTGCAGTGCCGGTGGGAAGGTGGAGCTGAGCGCTTCGTAGGCCAGGCGGGCTGCCGCCTGCTGGGCAAGTTTTTTGGAAGCACCCTCGCCGCTGCCCCAGCACTGGCCCAGTGCCCAGACTTCGTAGCGGAAGGGAGGAGGTGTGCCCACCGGACGGTACTCCGGCAGCTCGCCGTTTGCCAGTCTCTGGGTCAGCTCCTGCAGGGCCGATTTGTGGTTGCCGCGCACCGGATCGGCGAGCACATCCCTGCTCAGGCGCTCAAGGTGCGGCAGCAGCCAGGGTCGCACCAGGCTTAGATCGCTCGTGCTCAGATACAGCGCCCCGATCACCGCCTCGAAGCTGTCGGCCAGCCGGGTCGTCTGGCCCCGCTCGTCTCCGTCCGCTGAACGACCGACGAGCAGGTAGGCACCGAGGCCGTAGTGTTCGGCGAGGCGGGCCAGTTCGCTGTCGCTCACCAGCACCGAGCGCACCGCCGACAGCTCGCCCACCGCCAGATTGGGGTAGGTGCGGTAGAGAAAATCCGACGCAAACCAGCGCAGAACCTCGTCGCCCAAAAATTCGAGCCGGTCGTTGTCTGGACCCCCCTCCTGATCCGCCCAACTCGGGTGGATAAGAGCGAGCTGCAAAAGCTGCCAGTTCACCCGCTCCAGTTCCAGACCAGAAAAACCGGCTGCAAACTGCCGC harbors:
- a CDS encoding RES family NAD+ phosphorylase, which gives rise to MVKINPPPPAQTPNPIYVELPEGQRLQRIYDPTRHNTQALTFRYFGSIARFDHHRAGNSRKKNNDPERGVYYAAFTLSGCLVEVFGDTGVIEIKATVLRVFSCRAIGPADRLTVLNGRS
- a CDS encoding AAA family ATPase, producing MLAFEILQGIIGLLGTLLFVLIQGMVFAFAYLLIFVGGTGLGKNASARRKRGSWLLARFREREREREVRFADIIGLEEAKLELEQLVDILKRPAPYRAIGAETPRGVLLVGPPGTGKTMIARAIANEAGVPFFSLAAADFANMFLGVGSQRIRQIYRKARRHPRAIVFIDEIEVLAKARGTNLGTFEGDSNTLNAFLNELDGFEVNSSVITIGATNLEDQVDAAVMRPGRLDWQIYIGPPAEADREKLFRTYLALTQSSADPLAAAKLAVNFTPAEIRRAVNEAALLAVRAGHAQLDNADLAAAIDKVSATLERRSGTFVMSRSGDLSVRMGDVIGCDEAKGEVQEYIDFLRSPDRYRRIGAKVPRGFLFVGPPGTGKTLLAKAIANEAGVPFYSLSGADFTEVWVGLGAARVRQVYRQARKHKAAIVFIDEIDALAARRGLDMSGEADRTLNQFLVELDGFGRSNVLTIGATNRLDSLDPAVLRPGRLDRTVTVPLPDLDAREQLFAYYLRNVQAAPGIQCRQLARASWNLSGAEIAASVNEASFIALRDGHEQITQFDLNQGIERVAFGMNSRRKVNAEDRRLVAIHEAGHAVVEHHARPLRILHKLTIIPNLEGTAGYSWSVSDEEQLSFETRESIRAELQVLFGGRVAEELFYGTITTGAGADLQRAASLAHRYVWQLGMSDDFLADYDQVALEAASGRMISEQTKQRLDRAVEALLREAKEQTRSILQEHSEEHARLTAALLERESLYGDDILRVLRGEALEAAERSAFQDKGDG
- the rnc gene encoding ribonuclease III translates to MSSNLGDERLLQLRQFAAGFSGLELERVNWQLLQLALIHPSWADQEGGPDNDRLEFLGDEVLRWFASDFLYRTYPNLAVGELSAVRSVLVSDSELARLAEHYGLGAYLLVGRSADGDERGQTTRLADSFEAVIGALYLSTSDLSLVRPWLLPHLERLSRDVLADPVRGNHKSALQELTQRLANGELPEYRPVGTPPPFRYEVWALGQCWGSGEGASKKLAQQAAARLAYEALSSTFPPALQ